Proteins encoded by one window of Monoglobus pectinilyticus:
- a CDS encoding ABC-F family ATP-binding cassette domain-containing protein, translating into MLISISNLSKSFGENQILKDINLTIEDNCRYGLIGVNGAGKSTLLSIIMGELDYDDGDIYKSPNLTIGYLKQNSGLDRNSTIISEMRNAFSDIIKIEDELRLIEEKMLSYSEHNSSEYKSLMSEYSKKQSYFESMDGYNIDVKIKTVLNGLGFSDRSLETEINVLSGGEKTRLALAALLLEEPNLLILDEPTNHLDFKTLDWLENYLINSYKGSLLIVSHDRYFLDNTVENMLEIERGKMYSYNGNYSKYLVLKEERNEVLRKEYEAQQLQISQMQTYIDKNITRASTSGSAKSRVKALERMELIEKPDDDIKPIKLKFETIKEPYKDVLTVENLDITVGDRESAGGIKNICSGLNLSIKRGDKVALIGDNGIGKSSFLKVIQDIIPHQNGSVVWGKNTSVSYYEQENLNLNPDNLAINELWDRFPRIPEAQIRRVLGNVRLTKEDVYKPVKVISGGERAKLAFCIIMLEKSNVILFDEPTNHLDLPSKEILEQAMNEYDGTLLFVSHDRYLLNKVPNKIIEMTKDGFTIYDGNFEYYKQRKEWIKQKQSIETNNKVETNNSSQKSSGGYRSKEQRKAETKRKLQIAELEKMISKTEEEISALENEMTKEEVFSDYILMNEKNSELEKLNSNLEEYYDNWTKLSEEQE; encoded by the coding sequence ATGTTAATTTCAATTTCAAATCTTAGTAAAAGTTTTGGAGAAAATCAAATATTAAAAGATATTAATTTGACCATAGAGGATAATTGCCGCTATGGTCTTATTGGCGTAAACGGAGCCGGAAAATCAACTTTGCTCAGTATAATTATGGGAGAGCTAGATTACGATGACGGTGATATATATAAATCTCCAAATTTGACAATCGGATATTTGAAGCAGAATAGCGGTCTTGACAGAAACTCCACAATAATATCGGAAATGCGCAATGCTTTTTCTGACATTATTAAAATCGAGGATGAACTAAGGCTTATCGAGGAAAAAATGCTTTCATATTCAGAACATAATTCATCGGAATATAAAAGTTTAATGTCTGAATATTCAAAAAAACAGTCTTATTTTGAGAGTATGGACGGCTATAATATTGACGTCAAGATAAAAACGGTTTTAAACGGACTGGGATTCTCAGATAGAAGCCTAGAGACAGAAATAAATGTTTTATCCGGAGGGGAAAAGACCCGACTTGCATTAGCGGCTCTCTTATTGGAAGAACCCAATTTGTTAATATTGGATGAGCCTACCAATCATTTGGATTTTAAAACCCTTGACTGGCTGGAAAATTATTTGATTAACTCCTACAAAGGTTCGCTTTTGATTGTGAGCCATGATAGATATTTTCTTGATAACACAGTAGAGAATATGTTGGAGATAGAGCGTGGGAAGATGTATTCTTATAACGGAAACTATTCAAAATATTTGGTTCTTAAAGAAGAAAGAAACGAGGTTTTGAGAAAAGAGTATGAGGCGCAGCAGCTTCAAATTTCTCAAATGCAGACATATATAGATAAGAATATAACTAGAGCTTCTACGTCAGGAAGCGCCAAATCAAGAGTAAAAGCTCTCGAGAGAATGGAATTAATTGAAAAGCCGGATGATGATATTAAGCCTATTAAATTAAAGTTTGAAACTATCAAAGAACCTTATAAAGATGTTTTAACAGTTGAAAATCTAGACATTACTGTTGGAGATAGAGAGTCCGCCGGCGGTATTAAAAATATTTGTTCAGGTTTAAACCTCAGTATTAAACGCGGAGATAAGGTTGCTCTGATTGGAGATAACGGAATTGGCAAGTCATCGTTTCTAAAAGTAATTCAGGATATAATTCCCCACCAAAACGGTTCTGTCGTTTGGGGAAAAAACACAAGCGTAAGTTACTATGAGCAGGAAAATTTAAATTTAAATCCCGATAATCTAGCTATTAATGAATTGTGGGACAGATTTCCACGCATTCCGGAGGCTCAAATCCGAAGAGTTTTAGGAAATGTTCGACTTACAAAAGAAGACGTTTATAAACCTGTAAAAGTAATCAGCGGCGGAGAACGAGCAAAGCTAGCGTTCTGTATAATTATGCTGGAAAAATCAAACGTCATATTATTTGATGAGCCTACAAATCATCTGGATTTGCCCTCAAAAGAAATTTTAGAACAAGCTATGAACGAGTATGACGGCACTTTATTGTTTGTATCGCACGACAGATATTTACTCAATAAAGTGCCAAACAAAATAATTGAAATGACCAAGGACGGTTTTACAATTTATGACGGAAATTTTGAGTATTATAAGCAAAGAAAAGAATGGATTAAACAGAAACAATCTATAGAAACAAATAATAAAGTTGAAACAAATAATTCATCACAAAAAAGCAGCGGAGGATATAGGTCTAAGGAACAGAGAAAAGCGGAAACTAAACGAAAACTTCAAATCGCTGAGCTTGAAAAGATGATTTCTAAGACTGAGGAAGAAATTTCAGCGCTTGAAAATGAAATGACAAAGGAAGAAGTATTTTCAGATTATATTTTGATGAATGAAAAAAACAGCGAGCTTGAGAAATTAAATTCAAATTTAGAAGAGTATTATGACAATTGGACCAAACTGTCCGAAGAACAAGAATAA
- a CDS encoding 2-oxoacid:acceptor oxidoreductase family protein — translation MMYEQIVIAGFGGQGVLFVGKTLAYLGMDTGKNISWLPSYGPEMRGGTCNCSVIISDNQIGSPIIQSPDTLIAMNKPSLEKFVDTVKPGGIIVLDSSLIDLKVERSDVKVVYIPAMEIAESFGNSQLGNMVMTGAYIKARETMFSADDLYDSVKTHIPPQKMNLAEKNIEMIKAGYEYDKC, via the coding sequence ATAATGTATGAACAAATTGTTATAGCCGGATTTGGTGGTCAGGGTGTTTTGTTTGTTGGGAAAACTTTGGCTTACTTAGGAATGGATACAGGAAAGAATATCTCTTGGCTGCCATCTTATGGACCTGAAATGCGCGGCGGAACATGCAATTGCAGCGTTATAATTTCAGATAATCAAATTGGCTCGCCAATTATCCAGTCACCGGATACACTTATTGCTATGAATAAACCGTCACTTGAGAAATTTGTTGATACTGTAAAACCTGGTGGTATAATAGTATTAGACAGCTCTTTGATAGACTTAAAAGTTGAACGCTCTGATGTTAAAGTTGTATACATACCGGCTATGGAAATTGCTGAAAGTTTCGGAAATAGCCAGCTTGGAAATATGGTTATGACCGGAGCTTATATAAAAGCTAGAGAAACAATGTTTTCAGCAGATGACTTATATGACAGCGTAAAAACTCATATTCCCCCTCAAAAGATGAATTTGGCTGAAAAAAATATTGAAATGATAAAGGCAGGATACGAATACGATAAATGTTAA
- a CDS encoding thiamine pyrophosphate-dependent enzyme has protein sequence MEKIFDRPHSLSDVVLSYCPGCTHGVINRLIAEVVDEMGLEGKTIGVCPVGCSVTAYNFFEFDMQEASHGRAPAVATGIKRVHPENLVFTYQGDGDLAAIGTAETIHSAARAENITIIFVNNTIYGMTGGQMAPTSLVNQVTQTTPFGRKVENQGYPIQVSEMVSTLRGACYVERVSVDNVPNIKKTKSAIRKAFECQMAGLGFSLVEVLSTCPTNWGMSPVEALERIRTEMMPEFPLGVYKDCTKTGGVR, from the coding sequence ATGGAAAAAATATTTGATAGACCACACTCTCTCAGCGATGTAGTACTCTCATACTGCCCTGGCTGCACGCATGGAGTTATTAACAGACTAATTGCAGAAGTGGTTGACGAAATGGGACTTGAAGGTAAGACCATTGGCGTATGTCCGGTTGGATGCAGCGTTACGGCTTATAACTTTTTTGAATTTGATATGCAGGAAGCATCGCATGGCAGAGCTCCTGCTGTAGCAACCGGTATTAAAAGAGTACATCCTGAAAATCTTGTATTTACATATCAAGGAGATGGCGATTTGGCGGCTATAGGTACTGCCGAGACTATACATTCTGCTGCCAGAGCCGAAAATATTACAATTATTTTTGTAAATAATACAATTTATGGGATGACGGGCGGTCAGATGGCGCCAACCTCTTTAGTGAATCAGGTTACGCAAACTACGCCGTTCGGCAGAAAAGTAGAAAATCAGGGATACCCGATACAAGTAAGTGAAATGGTGTCGACATTAAGAGGCGCCTGTTACGTTGAAAGAGTATCTGTAGATAATGTTCCCAATATAAAGAAAACAAAGTCCGCTATCAGAAAAGCATTTGAATGTCAGATGGCGGGATTAGGATTTTCACTGGTAGAAGTTCTTTCAACTTGTCCTACAAACTGGGGTATGTCACCGGTTGAAGCGCTTGAAAGAATACGCACTGAAATGATGCCTGAATTTCCTTTGGGTGTTTATAAAGACTGCACTAAGACCGGGGGTGTTAGATAA
- a CDS encoding 3-methyl-2-oxobutanoate dehydrogenase subunit VorB, protein MANKVLMKGNEALAEAAMRCGCRFFFGYPITPQTELAAYMAKKMEKNGGTFLQAESEVAAINMVYGAAGAGARVMTSSSSPGISLKQEGISYIAGADLPCLIVNIVRGGPGLGGIQPAQSDYFQATKGGGHGDYHLLVYAPSSVQELADLTSTAFDKADKYRMPAMIMGDGMLGQMMEPVEFNEYIDPESLPEKPWATTGTGMKRKKNIVNSLYLTPEELENLCIEREKRYNTIRETESLYEEINTEDADLIIVAYGTIARIAMSAVEEARNNGLKVGLIRPITLWPFPAKVFEKRAETAKSFLCVEMSMGQMIEDVKLSVNGKKPVYFYGRTGGMVPQQDAILEEIKKCLDANA, encoded by the coding sequence ATGGCTAACAAGGTTTTAATGAAAGGTAACGAGGCATTGGCGGAAGCTGCAATGCGCTGTGGCTGTAGATTTTTCTTTGGCTACCCAATAACTCCCCAAACCGAACTTGCCGCTTATATGGCAAAAAAAATGGAGAAAAACGGCGGAACATTTTTACAGGCGGAGAGTGAAGTTGCGGCTATAAATATGGTTTATGGTGCAGCAGGCGCAGGCGCAAGGGTTATGACGTCATCATCAAGCCCGGGTATCAGCTTGAAGCAGGAAGGAATTTCATACATAGCCGGAGCTGATCTGCCATGCTTAATAGTAAATATAGTTCGCGGCGGTCCCGGTCTCGGCGGAATACAGCCTGCTCAGTCTGATTATTTTCAGGCAACCAAAGGCGGAGGTCATGGAGACTATCATCTATTAGTATACGCACCGTCTTCAGTTCAAGAGCTTGCTGATTTAACATCGACCGCTTTTGATAAAGCTGATAAATATAGAATGCCGGCAATGATAATGGGAGACGGAATGCTTGGTCAGATGATGGAACCTGTAGAGTTTAATGAGTATATTGACCCTGAAAGTCTTCCTGAAAAACCGTGGGCAACTACCGGAACAGGTATGAAACGTAAAAAGAATATAGTTAATTCTTTATATCTTACGCCGGAAGAGCTTGAAAATCTTTGTATCGAAAGAGAAAAAAGATATAATACAATAAGAGAAACTGAATCTTTATATGAAGAGATAAATACAGAAGATGCAGATTTAATTATTGTTGCATATGGAACGATTGCTAGAATTGCAATGTCTGCTGTCGAAGAAGCTAGAAACAATGGTTTAAAAGTTGGTTTAATCCGACCTATTACATTATGGCCGTTTCCGGCAAAAGTTTTTGAAAAACGTGCGGAAACAGCTAAATCATTCCTTTGCGTTGAAATGAGCATGGGTCAGATGATAGAAGATGTTAAGCTTTCTGTTAATGGAAAGAAACCTGTTTATTTCTATGGAAGAACCGGCGGAATGGTTCCTCAGCAGGACGCTATTCTTGAAGAAATAAAAAAATGTCTTGATGCAAATGCATAA
- a CDS encoding 4Fe-4S binding protein yields MPKVSFRQDRCKGCGLCVSVCPKKIIAIDSAVLNDKGYHPAGVIDMDKCIGCAFCATMCPDCVISIEK; encoded by the coding sequence ATGCCAAAAGTTAGTTTTAGACAAGACAGGTGCAAAGGCTGCGGACTTTGTGTGTCTGTCTGTCCTAAAAAAATTATTGCTATTGATTCTGCTGTTTTGAATGATAAAGGATATCATCCGGCAGGAGTTATTGATATGGATAAATGTATTGGTTGTGCGTTTTGTGCAACAATGTGTCCTGATTGCGTAATATCAATTGAAAAATAA
- a CDS encoding SoxR reducing system RseC family protein: MEQTGYVVEIKNGVAKIRIDRESACGGKCVSCKGCPSNAIIVEAKNELNLNKGDIVTLYEDTRKVMKYAFIGYGLLAILLVVGAIVGYVLTKRDIMALVSAALFVAVGFLIIKFSFRNIDSEFTIKSVERQNIDE; the protein is encoded by the coding sequence ATGGAACAAACAGGATATGTAGTTGAAATAAAAAATGGCGTTGCAAAAATTAGAATTGACCGTGAATCTGCCTGCGGAGGAAAATGTGTCAGCTGTAAAGGATGCCCTTCAAATGCTATTATTGTAGAAGCTAAAAATGAACTCAATCTCAATAAAGGCGACATAGTAACGCTATATGAAGATACAAGAAAAGTTATGAAATATGCTTTTATTGGCTATGGTCTTTTAGCGATTTTGTTAGTTGTTGGAGCCATTGTCGGGTATGTTTTAACTAAGCGTGACATTATGGCACTAGTGTCTGCTGCATTATTTGTTGCAGTCGGTTTTTTGATTATTAAATTTTCGTTTAGGAATATAGACAGTGAATTTACCATAAAGTCAGTTGAAAGACAAAATATTGATGAATAA
- the recN gene encoding DNA repair protein RecN: MLTELQIKNVAIIDNITINFGAGFNVLTGETGAGKSILIDSINMALGGRTAKDLVRNGTEYAFSQAVFEVNETVEKKLTEYDIELEDNTLILSRKITADGKSSCRINGRTAPLSIVREIGNMLLNIHGQLDNQALLVSSKHREFVDNFAGNKDILAEYSNKYLEYSKVLKKFEELQQSETDKEHRIELLKFQVNEIKSASLRPGEEEELIKRREFLMNVENIMSNAIEAHNALYGDEMTKSAYDMLYDANQSLEKAAEYDEKLSSYYDTISSVLADIDDVTRELKSYIDGIDYEPEEIDIVQNRLALISDLKRKYNCLDIDSVLEYCNKCEEEIAEIENLENTIEAIKDDVKKSKDALTAAAKKLTETRIKAGEFLAESIMRELAELDMNKVVFKVKITESDFTISGCDDIEFLISTNPGENLKPLSKIASGGEMSRIMLAIKSILSKGDIVDTLIFDEIDTGVSGRAAQKISEKICKISRTKQVLCITHLAQIASMGDFHYLIHKDSDETKTRTFVNLLSTEERKDELSRIIGGVSVTDTTLKAAEEMLQQAENLKDSFI, from the coding sequence ATGTTAACCGAACTTCAAATAAAAAACGTTGCAATTATTGATAATATTACAATTAATTTCGGAGCCGGTTTTAATGTTTTAACTGGAGAAACCGGAGCAGGAAAATCAATATTAATTGATTCAATAAATATGGCTTTAGGCGGAAGAACAGCAAAAGATTTGGTTAGAAACGGAACAGAATACGCATTTTCTCAAGCAGTTTTTGAAGTAAATGAAACAGTTGAAAAGAAACTTACAGAATATGATATAGAGCTTGAAGATAATACTTTGATTTTATCAAGAAAAATTACCGCAGACGGCAAAAGCAGCTGCAGGATTAATGGCAGAACAGCGCCTCTTTCAATAGTTCGTGAGATTGGAAATATGCTTTTGAACATACACGGCCAGCTGGATAATCAGGCGCTGCTTGTTTCCTCAAAACATCGTGAGTTTGTAGATAATTTTGCCGGAAATAAAGATATATTGGCTGAATATTCAAATAAATATCTTGAATATTCAAAAGTTCTTAAAAAATTTGAAGAACTACAGCAGTCCGAAACTGATAAAGAACATAGAATAGAATTGTTAAAATTTCAGGTTAACGAAATAAAATCTGCTTCTTTAAGACCAGGAGAAGAAGAGGAGCTAATAAAACGGCGCGAGTTTTTGATGAATGTTGAAAATATAATGTCTAATGCCATTGAGGCACATAACGCATTGTACGGAGATGAAATGACAAAATCAGCATACGATATGCTTTATGATGCAAATCAAAGTCTTGAAAAAGCTGCTGAGTATGATGAGAAGTTAAGCAGTTATTACGATACAATCTCTTCAGTTCTTGCTGATATTGACGATGTAACAAGAGAATTAAAATCTTATATCGACGGAATAGATTATGAACCTGAAGAAATTGATATTGTTCAGAATAGACTTGCATTAATATCAGACTTAAAACGTAAATATAACTGCTTGGATATTGACTCTGTTTTAGAGTACTGCAATAAATGTGAAGAAGAAATAGCCGAAATTGAAAATTTAGAAAATACAATTGAAGCAATAAAAGATGACGTAAAAAAATCTAAAGACGCTTTAACCGCAGCAGCAAAAAAATTAACTGAAACAAGAATAAAAGCCGGGGAATTTTTAGCTGAATCCATAATGAGAGAACTTGCTGAACTTGACATGAATAAAGTAGTCTTTAAAGTAAAGATAACTGAATCTGATTTTACAATAAGCGGATGTGATGACATAGAGTTTTTGATTTCCACAAATCCCGGTGAAAATCTCAAACCGCTTAGCAAAATAGCTTCCGGCGGTGAAATGTCAAGAATAATGCTGGCAATAAAATCAATTTTATCTAAAGGCGATATTGTGGACACTCTAATTTTTGATGAGATAGATACCGGCGTAAGCGGACGGGCCGCACAGAAAATCTCGGAAAAAATATGTAAAATTTCAAGAACAAAGCAGGTGCTTTGTATAACTCATTTGGCTCAAATTGCTTCTATGGGTGATTTCCACTATCTAATTCATAAAGACAGTGATGAAACAAAAACGAGAACATTCGTTAATTTATTATCAACTGAAGAAAGAAAAGATGAATTATCGAGAATTATTGGAGGGGTATCTGTAACGGATACTACTTTAAAAGCTGCCGAAGAAATGCTTCAGCAGGCAGAAAATCTTAAAGATTCTTTTATATAA
- a CDS encoding NAD(+)/NADH kinase: MKKISIVPNTLKDENYLETKNLIKYLSLYECKIFFEDIHKSDLYDFCKNIGINCSFVPRNILFSEANFLIALGGDGTIIEIAVDAAKYEIPIVGINVGTLGFLTQTDKGDYSAIKDVIDNNYGLTECMMLDISIISKDNQEICNFLALNDLIVTGNSYKMITTSTSVDGTNMGRYSADGLIVSTAIGSTAYSLSAGGAVMHPEVDAMIITPICPHTLKARSTVIPGNSTIEITQIPPFRTEAVARADGKIIYKFKDSSEKIRIKKSKYTTLLVKQEHTNFFDVLRNKLSD; the protein is encoded by the coding sequence ATGAAAAAGATTTCTATTGTTCCAAATACACTTAAAGATGAGAATTATTTGGAAACAAAAAACTTAATAAAGTATCTGTCTTTATATGAATGTAAGATTTTTTTTGAAGACATTCATAAGTCTGATCTGTACGATTTTTGTAAAAATATCGGTATAAATTGTTCTTTTGTTCCACGTAATATTCTGTTTTCTGAGGCAAATTTTTTAATTGCGCTTGGAGGAGATGGGACAATAATAGAAATTGCTGTTGACGCTGCAAAATATGAGATTCCTATAGTTGGGATAAACGTCGGCACTTTGGGTTTTTTAACTCAAACGGATAAAGGTGATTATTCTGCCATAAAAGATGTAATAGACAATAATTACGGGTTAACTGAGTGTATGATGCTGGATATAAGTATCATTTCTAAAGATAATCAGGAAATCTGTAATTTTCTAGCGCTTAACGACTTGATAGTTACAGGAAATTCATATAAAATGATAACCACATCTACTTCTGTAGATGGAACTAATATGGGTCGTTACTCTGCTGACGGTCTTATAGTGTCCACCGCAATAGGTTCAACCGCATATTCTCTCTCAGCAGGAGGTGCTGTTATGCATCCGGAAGTTGATGCAATGATTATTACTCCTATCTGCCCTCATACATTAAAGGCAAGAAGCACTGTTATACCTGGAAACAGCACAATTGAAATAACACAGATTCCGCCTTTTAGAACAGAAGCAGTTGCTCGCGCTGACGGAAAAATAATATACAAGTTTAAAGATTCATCTGAAAAAATAAGAATTAAAAAATCAAAGTATACAACATTATTGGTTAAACAGGAGCATACAAACTTTTTTGATGTGCTTAGAAATAAATTATCTGATTAA
- a CDS encoding TlyA family RNA methyltransferase codes for MGKQRLDNFLVENGYIETRSKAQSLIMAGSVYVNNQKALKAGEQIKGDETIEVRDNGIKYVSRGGLKLEKALKVFPIDLSGKICMDIGASTGGFTDCMLKNGAVRVYSIDVGYGQLAWKLRTDDRVINMERTNFRYVTHDEISDDIDFFSVDVSFISLKLILPPAFKLLKESGYGVCLIKPQFEAGRDRVGKKGVVRDINVHKEVIEEVISFTKEIGFKVLGLDYSPIKGPEGNIEYLMFIGKTGDNADININEIVENSHSLNNLE; via the coding sequence ATGGGAAAACAGAGACTTGATAATTTTTTAGTAGAAAACGGATACATTGAAACTCGCAGCAAAGCACAGTCTTTAATTATGGCCGGAAGTGTTTATGTCAATAACCAGAAAGCATTAAAAGCCGGTGAACAAATAAAAGGCGATGAAACTATAGAAGTTAGAGATAATGGTATTAAGTATGTAAGCCGCGGAGGTCTCAAATTAGAGAAAGCATTAAAGGTTTTTCCAATTGATTTATCCGGCAAAATATGTATGGATATTGGCGCTTCTACCGGTGGGTTTACAGATTGTATGCTGAAAAATGGAGCCGTTCGCGTCTATTCGATAGATGTCGGATATGGACAATTAGCGTGGAAATTGCGTACTGACGACAGAGTTATTAACATGGAAAGAACAAACTTTAGATATGTAACTCATGATGAAATTAGTGATGATATTGATTTTTTTTCAGTTGATGTTTCTTTTATTTCATTGAAGCTTATATTGCCTCCGGCTTTTAAACTTTTAAAAGAAAGTGGTTATGGCGTGTGTCTGATAAAGCCACAGTTTGAAGCAGGAAGAGACAGAGTTGGGAAAAAAGGTGTCGTTAGAGATATCAACGTTCATAAAGAGGTAATAGAAGAAGTGATTAGTTTCACTAAAGAGATTGGATTTAAAGTTTTAGGTTTGGATTATTCTCCGATAAAAGGTCCTGAGGGCAATATTGAATACTTAATGTTTATAGGAAAAACTGGAGATAATGCGGATATAAATATTAATGAGATAGTTGAAAATTCACACAGCTTAAATAATCTGGAATAA
- the dxs gene encoding 1-deoxy-D-xylulose-5-phosphate synthase: protein MFSEISNTGELKKMNIEQLQKLASSIRSFLIEKVSKTGGHLSSNLGVVELTIALHKVFDLDQNDDIIWDVGHQSYTHKILTGRANKFDMLRKYDGISGFPKTSEDKRDTFNTGHSSTSISAASGIAKAKELKGISGKTIAVIGDGAMTGGMAFEALNYSGHTTKNLIIILNDNDMSISKNVGGISKALKRLRNANRYLKFKQDVKLALDNIPVVGTPTKKGLTKFKSDLKKIVINGDSVFESMGFTYMGPVDGHNFEELFTILEHSKTVEEPVFIHVHTKKGKGYLPAENQPELFHGVGCFEPSTGRIICNNDRITWSECFGNTMCKLAEKNKDLVAITAAMPFSTGLVEFSQKYPQRFFDVGIAEQHAVTFSAGFTIAGIVPVFAVYSTFLQRAYDQILHDVSLQNLHMIFAIDRSGPVGADGETHQGVYDISYLSPMPNMTIFSPALAEDFEAILNISVNDLNGPVAIRYPRGSILHRSDFSNVSFPKLEYRNCFKAKVLETYNTVDVLIVSVGVMLKNAIETKKLLNDMGFSVSLVDAFCIKPIDISTIRRESNKAKIVVTIENNVIIGGFGEILQSQLDRSIVKFAYKDEPIPQGSVKELEEKYGLSPQSIADKIKKLLR from the coding sequence TTGTTTAGTGAAATTTCAAATACCGGCGAATTAAAAAAAATGAATATTGAACAGCTTCAAAAATTGGCTTCAAGTATAAGGTCTTTTTTGATTGAAAAAGTCTCAAAAACAGGAGGTCATTTATCTTCAAACCTTGGAGTTGTTGAACTTACTATTGCTCTTCACAAAGTGTTTGACCTTGACCAAAATGATGATATTATTTGGGATGTAGGTCATCAAAGCTATACCCATAAGATTTTAACAGGCAGGGCAAATAAGTTTGATATGCTAAGAAAATATGACGGTATAAGCGGATTTCCTAAAACATCTGAGGATAAAAGGGATACCTTTAATACTGGTCATAGCTCTACTTCAATATCAGCTGCAAGCGGAATAGCTAAAGCTAAAGAGTTAAAAGGGATTTCAGGAAAAACAATTGCAGTAATTGGCGACGGAGCCATGACAGGCGGAATGGCATTTGAAGCATTAAATTATTCCGGTCATACAACCAAAAACTTAATAATTATTTTAAACGACAATGATATGTCTATATCAAAAAATGTAGGCGGAATTTCAAAAGCATTAAAGCGTTTAAGAAATGCAAATAGATACCTTAAATTTAAGCAAGATGTTAAATTAGCACTAGATAATATACCTGTTGTAGGAACACCAACTAAAAAGGGGTTAACAAAATTTAAAAGCGACTTAAAAAAAATAGTAATAAATGGGGACAGCGTATTTGAAAGTATGGGATTTACATACATGGGTCCTGTAGACGGACATAACTTTGAAGAGTTATTTACTATTCTGGAACATTCTAAAACAGTTGAAGAACCAGTGTTTATACATGTTCATACAAAGAAAGGAAAGGGATATTTACCTGCTGAAAACCAACCAGAGCTGTTCCATGGCGTTGGTTGTTTTGAACCATCTACCGGCAGAATTATATGCAACAATGACAGAATCACATGGTCAGAATGCTTTGGAAATACCATGTGTAAATTAGCTGAAAAAAATAAAGATTTGGTTGCAATAACAGCCGCAATGCCATTCAGCACAGGATTGGTTGAATTTTCTCAGAAGTATCCTCAAAGATTTTTTGATGTTGGAATAGCCGAGCAGCATGCGGTCACATTTTCCGCCGGTTTTACAATAGCAGGAATAGTTCCTGTTTTTGCTGTTTATTCCACTTTTCTTCAAAGAGCTTATGACCAAATTCTTCATGATGTTTCACTTCAGAATCTTCATATGATTTTTGCAATTGACCGTTCAGGTCCGGTAGGCGCTGACGGTGAAACACACCAAGGAGTATATGATATATCATATCTTTCACCAATGCCAAATATGACTATTTTTTCTCCTGCTTTAGCAGAAGACTTTGAAGCTATACTAAATATATCTGTAAATGATTTAAATGGACCTGTTGCTATAAGATATCCCAGAGGTTCTATCTTACACCGTTCAGACTTCTCTAATGTTTCTTTTCCAAAATTGGAATATAGAAACTGTTTTAAGGCTAAGGTGTTAGAGACCTATAATACTGTTGATGTATTAATAGTTTCTGTTGGTGTAATGTTGAAAAACGCTATAGAAACAAAAAAACTATTAAATGATATGGGATTTTCAGTTTCTTTGGTTGACGCATTTTGTATCAAACCGATTGATATTTCAACTATAAGAAGAGAAAGCAACAAAGCTAAAATTGTTGTAACAATTGAAAATAATGTAATAATCGGTGGGTTTGGAGAAATTCTTCAGTCTCAGCTCGACCGCTCAATTGTTAAATTTGCTTACAAAGACGAGCCAATCCCTCAGGGAAGCGTAAAAGAACTTGAGGAAAAGTATGGTTTATCACCGCAGTCTATAGCGGATAAAATAAAAAAATTACTGAGGTGA
- a CDS encoding VOC family protein — MVGIEHVGIFSNDTAALKDWYIDMFGWKVVYDNGKGTFFLKADDGGMIEFCKTDIDGGKQDMKATGIRHIAISVSDFDGMVKKLMDAGVKVLTEAAVNPKGIGTMFFEDPDGNVLHLINRPSPL; from the coding sequence ATGGTAGGAATTGAGCACGTGGGAATATTTTCAAATGACACTGCCGCACTTAAGGATTGGTATATTGACATGTTCGGCTGGAAGGTTGTTTATGACAATGGCAAAGGAACATTTTTCTTAAAAGCAGATGACGGTGGCATGATTGAATTTTGTAAAACTGATATTGACGGCGGAAAACAGGATATGAAAGCAACCGGTATCAGACATATTGCAATTTCTGTCTCCGATTTTGATGGAATGGTAAAAAAACTTATGGATGCCGGCGTTAAGGTTCTGACAGAAGCTGCTGTTAATCCAAAAGGAATTGGAACAATGTTTTTTGAGGATCCTGACGGAAATGTTCTTCATTTGATTAACAGACCTTCTCCGCTATAA